The Triticum urartu cultivar G1812 unplaced genomic scaffold, Tu2.1 TuUngrouped_contig_4655, whole genome shotgun sequence genome includes a region encoding these proteins:
- the LOC125528128 gene encoding DNA-(apurinic or apyrimidinic site) endonuclease, chloroplastic-like: MPKGGGKVLNPGIVFSLFSPPVLLLRTRRRHLLTLARTAALRATSRRLFWNQAKMTSKQEPWTRLSHSKKLPGWVAYNPRTMRPPPLSGDTKQMKILSWNVNGLRNIVQSGGFSSALAQRENFDVLCLQETHLKEGDVKDFMNLLPGYEYNYWSCSVARLDYSGTGVISRVKPISVQYGIGIAEHDQEGRVITLEFENFYLVNAYVPNSGRGLRRLVYRVDSWDPSFTDFVEKLESFKPVIVCGDLNCARQSIDIHNPPAKTEDAGFTEEERESFQINFDMRGFVDTFRKQHPKAVGYTFWGENQRRNNKGWRLDYFLASGSIIDRVHDSYILPDVTSSDHSPIGLVLKL; encoded by the exons ATGCCCAAAGGGGGAGGAAAGGTGTTAAACCCAGGGATCGTCTTCTCCCTCTTCTCTCCCCCCGTCCTCCTCCTGCGAACCCGGCGGCGTCATCTGCTAACCCTCGCCAGGACGGCGGCGCTCCGTGCCACTTCTCGCCGACT GTTTTGGAATCAGGCAAAGATGACGAGCAAGCAGGAGCCCTGGACTCGACTTTCCCACAGTAAGAAGTTACCAGGATGGGTCGCGTACAATCCAAGGACCATGAGGCCTCCACCATTGAGTGGCGACACCAAGCAAATGAAGATTCTATCCTGGAATGTCAATGGGCTGAGAAATATTGTACAGTCAGGAGGTTTCTCTTCTGCATTGGCTCAGAGGGAGAATTTTGATGTGTTGTGTCTTCAAGAGACACATTTGAAG GAGGGTGATGTTAAAGATTTCATGAACCTGCTACCAGGGTATGAGTATAATTATTGGTCATGCAGTGTCGCGAGGCTTGACTATTCAGGGACTGGAGTAATTTCACGG GTAAAACCAATCTCTGTCCAATATGGAATTGGCATAGCTGAACATGATCAGGAGGGCAGGGTTATTACTTTGGAGTTTGAGAACTTTTACTTGGTGAATGCTTATGTCCCAAATTCTGGCCGTGGTTTACGTAGACTG GTTTACAGGGTTGATAGCTGGGATCCATCTTTCACCGACTTTGTAGAA AAACTGGAAAGTTTCAAGCCAGTAATTGTTTGTGGTGATCTCAACTGTGCTCGTCAGAGTATTGACATTCACAATCCTCCA GCCAAAACTGAAGATGCAGGTTTCACAGAAGAAGAGAGGGAATCATTCCAGATAAACTTTGATATGAGAGGCTTCGTTGATACCTTCAGAAAGCAGCATCCCAAGGCTGTGGGTTACACCTTCTGGGGTGAAAATCAGCGGCGTAACAACAAAG GTTGGCGGCTGGATTACTTTCTTGCATCAGGATCCATCATCGACAGGGTTCATGATTCGTACATCCTCCCGGACGTGACATCCAGCGACCACAGTCCAATTGGCCTTGTGCTCAAGCTCTAG